DNA sequence from the Shewanella piezotolerans WP3 genome:
AGAAAAAAGCCAGCCTCTAATGAGGCTGGCTTTCCTTATCGCTTAGCTCAAGCTCAATCCAGCGCGATCCAAGTCGCTTTTATCTCGGTGTATTTATCAAACGCATGCAGTGATTTATCGCGGCCGTTACCCGACTGCTTATAACCGCCGAACGGTGCGGTCATATCACCGCCATCATAATGATTTATCCATACCATACCGCTGCGCAGTGCTTTAGCCGTTTTGTGGGCTTTGCTAATATCAGCGGTCCACACGCCAGCGGCTAAGCCATAGATGCTGTCGTTTGCTATCTCAATCGCTTGCTGCATGCCATCAAAGGTGATCACCGATAACACTGGGCCAAAGATCTCCTCTCTAGCGATAGTCATCTTGTTATCAACACCGGAGAAAATAGTCGGCTCAACATAGACGCCGCCGCTGTCTTGCATCACTTGGCGGCCACCAAAGTTGAGCGCAGCCCCTTCATCTTTACCCGATTGAATGTAGCCTAATACATTGTCGAGCTGCTGTTTATCAACCACCGCGCCCGATGTGGTATTTGGATCCAGTGGATGACCCGGCTGCCAAGCTTGTAACTCTTCAGCAATGAGGCCGATAAGCTCATCTTTAACGCCGGCTTCAACTAATAGACGTGAACCTGCAGTACACACTTCGCCTTGGTTGAACGCAATGGCGCACGCCGCAGCTTGAGCGGCTTTTTTAAGATCGGGGGCATCATTAAATACGATATTCGGGCTCTTACCACCCGCCTCTAACCAAACACGTTTCATGTTTGACTCACCCGCGTAAACCATCAGCTGTTTGGCTATCTTGGTCGAACCGGTAAAGACTAAGGTATCAACGTCCATATGCAGCGCTAAGGCTCTACCAACGGTATGACCAAAACCCGGCAGTACGTTTAGCACGCCTTTAGGGATCCCCGCTTCAATGGCAAGCTCTGCCATACGAATAGCGGTTAGAGGTGATTTTTCAGAGGGCTTTAATACCACACTGTTGCCCGTTGCCAATGCAGGCCCCAATTTCCAGCATGCCATTAATAGCGGGAAGTTCCAGGGCACAATGGCAGCAACAACACCGACTGGCTCACGAGTGATCATACCGATCTCGTTATGGGCAGTAGGCGCTATCTCATCATAAATCTTGTCTATTGCCTCACCTGACCAACGAATAGAGCGCGCAGCGCCAGCAACATCCACTGCACGGGAATATTGAATAGGTTTGCCCATATCAAGCGTTTCTAGCAGCGCCAACTCATCAACATGCTCTTCGAGCAGATCGGCAAAACGGATCATCACCTGTTTACGTTTAACAGGCGGCAGGTTTGCCCACACACCACTTTCAAATGTTGCTCTGGCATTGCTAACGGCAATATTAGCATCAGCCTCATCACAGCTCGCCACTTTTGCCAACACTTTGCCATCTATAGGACTGATGCAGTCAAAGGTCGCTTTCGATTGTGACTCAACATATTCGCCAGCGATGAACGCTGAACCATTAATAGCGATTGAATCTGCGAGTGCTTGCCACTGGCTGCGGTTTTCGGGTGTGCTCATGATGACCTCTTAACGCTGTATGTAATTATTAGAATCGCTTTAAATGGGCTCTTTTTACCTATAAACGGCAACCGACCCCAAGAAGGTATTAAGCAAGATTACGCTTAACCGCCCCTAAATTTCAATATATTTTACAAAAAGTTCTTTTTTGCTATAAATAAATGCACAAAAAGCTTTCATGTTCATTATTTCTGACATAGCATAGCAAATATCAACCGCTCGATTAAAAAAGCAACACTTACTAAAAAAACAACAATAATTAAACTGAATCAAGGTAGATGATATGGCAGATTCAAAGACGCACCACCACAGCGAAACACCGTCTTTATCAAATTACTGGATGCCGTTTACGGCCAATAGACAATTTAAGTCTAACCCCAGAATGCTGGCTCATGCCGAGGGCATGTATTACAAAGACACTGCTGGTCGCCCCATATTAGATGGTACTGCAGGACTTTGGTGCTGCAATGCTGGTCATGGACGAAAAGAGATCTCTGAAGCCGTTAGCAAGCAGATCCACGAGATGGACTATGCGCCCTCTTTCCAAATGGGTCACCCGCTTGCTTTTGAACTGGCTGAACGTTTAGCGCAGATAAGTCCAGAAGGACTGAATAAGGCCTTCTTTACCAATTCAGGTTCTGAGTCTGTTGATAGCGCCCTTAAAATTGCCCTGACTTATCATCGCGCCAATGGTGAAGCGACTCGTACACGCTTTATTGGCCGTGAGCTTGGCTATCACGGCGTCGGCTTTGGCGGTATTTCAGTCGGGGGTATTGGTAACAACCGCAAGACCTTTAATCAGCAGCTACTACAAGGTGTTGACCATCTACCCCATACACTTGATATGCAAGAAAATGCCTTTTGCCGTGGCATGCCAAAGACTGGTGCAGAAAAAGCAGAAGTGCTTGAGCAGTTAGTCGCCCTGCACGGTGCCGAGAATATCGCGGCGGTGATTGTTGAGCCGATGTCAGGTTCTGCTGGCGTTATCTTGCCACCAGAAGGCTATTTGCAAAAATTACGTGATATCACTAAAAAGTACGGCATTTTATTGATTTTTGACGAAGTAATTACCGGCTTTGGCCGTGTTGGTGATGCCTTTGCAAGTCAGCGCTGGGGAGTCACTCCAGATATGATCACCACAGCCAAAGCACTTAACAATGGTGCCATTCCTATGGGCGCGGTGTTGATAGATGACGCCATCTACGACACTTGCATGCAAGGACCAGAAAACGCCATCGAGCTGTTTCATGGTTACACCTACTCAGGCCACCCAGTGGCAGCTGCGGCCGCTATCGCCACCCTAAATATCTATGAAAACGAAAAGCTATTTGAACGCAGCCGCGAACTTGAAGGCTATTTTGAGGATGCTGTACACAGCTTAAAAGGCTTGCCCAATGTCATCGATATCCGCAACACCGGCTTGGTCGGCGGTATTCAGTTTGCCCCAAGTGATAAAGGAGTCGGCAAGCGTGGCTTTGGTATCTTTGAGCACTGCTTTGCTAATGGCACCTTAGTGCGGGCAACTGGCGATATTATTGCTATATCACCGCCGTTGATCATCGATAAACAACAGGTCGATACCATCATTAATACCTTATCGGATGCGATTAGCGCTGTCGGTTAATCTCAAGCCTGTTGCCTTAATTGTCCGAGTTTAGGTGATAACTGCAACAGGCTAATCCATTAAAACCTATAAACACCATTGGCTCCCTAAAGGGAATTAGAATTAGGATTTTTGCGCTATGCACACGATTAACCATTACATAAATGGCGGCCACACTGCGCCTAGCCAACGTACACAAGCTTTTTATGAGCCAGCAACGGGAGAGCAGCGCGGCAGTGTCTCCTTAGCCAGCGCAGCAGATGTTGCTGGTGCCATTGAAATAGCAAAAAAGGCTCATGAGTCTTGGTCTAAAGTCACTCCACTAAACCGTTCTCGAGTGCTATTCAAGTTCAAAGCGCTGGTCGAAGCTAATATGGATGAGATGGCAGAGCTGATCACTCGCGAGCACGGCAAGGTACTCGACGATGCTAAAGGTGAGATCATTCGTGGGCTAGAAGTGGTTGAGTTTGCCTGTGGTATTCCGCACCTATTGAAAGGTGAGCATACAGAACAAGTCGGCGGCGGCGTCGATGCGTGGACCTTAAACCAGTCTTTAGGCGTTGTGGCGGGTATTGCACCGTTCAATTTCCCGGTGATGGTACCCATGTGGATGTTCCCTATTGCCATTGCCTGCGGTAATAGCTTTATCATGAAGCCGTCAGAGAAAGACCCAAGCTCAGTGATGCGTATGGCTGAACTACTTACCGAAGCTGGGTTACCTGATGGTGTATTCAACGTCGTTAATGGCGACAAAGAGGCGGTAGATACCCTGCTCACTCATAAAGATGTGCATGCGGTTAGCTTTGTTGGTTCAACCCCTATTGCAGAATATATTTATGCTACCGCTTCAGCACACGGTAAACGTGTTCAAGCCTTAGGCGGTGCTAAAAACCACATGGTATTAATGCCAGATGCAGATCTAGACCAAGCCGTTGGCGCCCTTATGGGCGCAGCCTACGGTAGTGCGGGCGAGCGCTGCATGGCGATATCTGTCGTGCTAGCGGTTGGAGATTCTGGCGATGCACTCGTTGAAAAGCTACTGCCGCAAATCAAAGCACTAAAAGTCGGGAACGGCGTGACGCCAGAGATGGATATGGGGCCACTAATCTCGACGCAACACCTAGAGAAAGTGACCAGCTATGTTGAAACGGGCCTCAATGAAGGCGCCAAGTTACTGGCCGATGGCAGAGCGCTAACCGTTGCTGACCATGAACAAGGTTATTTCTTAGGTGGCTGTTTGTTTGATCATGTCACCCCTGAGATGACCATCTATAAAGAGGAGATCTTCGGCCCAGTACTCGCCATTGTGCGAGTAAAAGACTACGCCGAAGCGTTGCAACTCATCAATGACCATGAGTTTGGTAACGGCACCGCAATCTTTACCCAAAGCGGTGAAGCGGCGCGTCATTTCTGTCATCACGTGCAAGTGGGCATGGTTGGGGTGAACGTACCGATCCCAGTGCCAATGGCTTTCCATAGTTTTGGTGGCTGGAAGCGTTCACTGTTTGGTCCTCTGCATATGCATGGTCCAGATGGAGTGCGTTTTTACACCAAACGTAAAGCAATTACCGCTCGCTGGCCGCAGCCAAGTAAGCAAGCAAAGGCTGAGTTTGTAATGCCAACAATGAAGTAACCGAAAAATGCGCAGTTAACGCTGCGCATTTGTCGTTTTATCACCCAATAACATAACTCATGCACGTAAAAGGAATAGAGAGTCCGATGAGCATAGGCATTGATTCAATTATTGATTTTTCGGCCATCAATACCGCCGTTGAGCGTTACAAGCTAGCTGCAGAAAAACGGCTTCAGGGTGACCCTCAGCAGCAGCTGCAAAACCATTACTCAAGTGATTGTGAGCAGTTTCATGCTGGCGTTTGGCAAGGTGATATTGGCCGCTGGAAAGTCTCTTATAGCGAACATGAATACTGTGAAATTCTATCAGGGGCGAGCGTGATCACCGACAGCATTGGCAATCAAACCACCGTAAAAGCTGGCGATAGATTTGTGATCCCAGCGGGATTTAAGGGCAGCTGGGAGGTACTTGAAGATTGCCGAAAAGTGTACGTGATTTTCGAGTCAAACGCCCAATAAAACCGAATTAGGATTCAACTCAATCTTAGGTTTTTGTTTCACCTAGATTGATGATTCTCGCCATGAGGTCGTAGCAAATGCTGCTGTTTGGCAAAACCATAAGGTGCTTAAAACACAATAACCAAGCATCTAAGTCAACATAGTAAAATGGAGAAACTACCGTGTATAAAAAATTAAATAAAAAACGGATTGCCCAAGTTGTCGGTCTAACCTTATCAACAGCGCTAATTGCACCACTTGCTCAAGCAGAGTTCTCAGGTGAGATAGGGGTGACCAATGATTACCGCTTCCGCGGCGTATCTCAGACAGCTGGTGACTTTGCCGTTCAAGGCAGCGTAGATTACAGCATGGAAAATGGTATTTTCCTTGGTGTGTGGGCAAGTAATGTTGATGATGCTAGCTATGATGCCGATGTAGAAGTTGATATTTATGCCGGATATGCCGGGGCTTTCGGTGCTGATGAAGAGTGGGAATATGACGTTACATTGACCTACTATACCTACCCTGGACAAGATGAAAGTTCACAGTATTTAGAAGCTTCTGTCGGCTTATACTATGGCGATTTTCATCTTGCTCAGTGGTATACCAATGATTATTCAAATGCCGATGTAGCGCTAAACTATACCGAGCTTAACTACTCCTATGAGATTTTTGAAAACTGGAGTATTGATGCTCACGTAGGTTACAGCTATGGCGACGGCGCAGACTATGATTGGGGCGAAGACTACGCCGACTATTCGATTGGCGTCTCAACAGAGCTTGGTGGTGTGGCGCTGTCTTTAGCTTGGTTAGATACTAACTTAAGCTCAGACAATATCATCGACTCATCTGAGCCTTGGAGAAACGATGGCACAGTATTAGCGTCAGCGAGCTACGCTTTCTAATACTGCTTTTACCTTGTTTCCTACCCATAAAAAAACCGCCTGTTGGCGGTTTTTTATTAGCTGACTGATATTCAATTATCTAAGTTTTGGCATTAAAACAACTTCACCCTCGGTGATCTTCCGACCAACCTCACGCCAATGGTCACTCAAATGTGCATGTTCATCACTGCGCTCGGGGAAAACACGAGTCAGATTATCAATCAACTCAGCCTGCTGTTGACACAGCTCAGCCCATCTTTTTGCGTTAGAAACGCTCATATTGTCTTCCTTTACTGAAAAGAATAGCCAGCCATCACTCCTTGGCCGCTAATACACACTGTATTAACTATCTGAATTGCATAACGCAATTAACATCAATATATCCTATTGATTAAAAATTACAAATCTTGGCAAACTG
Encoded proteins:
- a CDS encoding cupin domain-containing protein codes for the protein MSIGIDSIIDFSAINTAVERYKLAAEKRLQGDPQQQLQNHYSSDCEQFHAGVWQGDIGRWKVSYSEHEYCEILSGASVITDSIGNQTTVKAGDRFVIPAGFKGSWEVLEDCRKVYVIFESNAQ
- a CDS encoding aldehyde dehydrogenase, whose amino-acid sequence is MSTPENRSQWQALADSIAINGSAFIAGEYVESQSKATFDCISPIDGKVLAKVASCDEADANIAVSNARATFESGVWANLPPVKRKQVMIRFADLLEEHVDELALLETLDMGKPIQYSRAVDVAGAARSIRWSGEAIDKIYDEIAPTAHNEIGMITREPVGVVAAIVPWNFPLLMACWKLGPALATGNSVVLKPSEKSPLTAIRMAELAIEAGIPKGVLNVLPGFGHTVGRALALHMDVDTLVFTGSTKIAKQLMVYAGESNMKRVWLEAGGKSPNIVFNDAPDLKKAAQAAACAIAFNQGEVCTAGSRLLVEAGVKDELIGLIAEELQAWQPGHPLDPNTTSGAVVDKQQLDNVLGYIQSGKDEGAALNFGGRQVMQDSGGVYVEPTIFSGVDNKMTIAREEIFGPVLSVITFDGMQQAIEIANDSIYGLAAGVWTADISKAHKTAKALRSGMVWINHYDGGDMTAPFGGYKQSGNGRDKSLHAFDKYTEIKATWIALD
- a CDS encoding CoA-acylating methylmalonate-semialdehyde dehydrogenase, with amino-acid sequence MHTINHYINGGHTAPSQRTQAFYEPATGEQRGSVSLASAADVAGAIEIAKKAHESWSKVTPLNRSRVLFKFKALVEANMDEMAELITREHGKVLDDAKGEIIRGLEVVEFACGIPHLLKGEHTEQVGGGVDAWTLNQSLGVVAGIAPFNFPVMVPMWMFPIAIACGNSFIMKPSEKDPSSVMRMAELLTEAGLPDGVFNVVNGDKEAVDTLLTHKDVHAVSFVGSTPIAEYIYATASAHGKRVQALGGAKNHMVLMPDADLDQAVGALMGAAYGSAGERCMAISVVLAVGDSGDALVEKLLPQIKALKVGNGVTPEMDMGPLISTQHLEKVTSYVETGLNEGAKLLADGRALTVADHEQGYFLGGCLFDHVTPEMTIYKEEIFGPVLAIVRVKDYAEALQLINDHEFGNGTAIFTQSGEAARHFCHHVQVGMVGVNVPIPVPMAFHSFGGWKRSLFGPLHMHGPDGVRFYTKRKAITARWPQPSKQAKAEFVMPTMK
- a CDS encoding aspartate aminotransferase family protein, giving the protein MADSKTHHHSETPSLSNYWMPFTANRQFKSNPRMLAHAEGMYYKDTAGRPILDGTAGLWCCNAGHGRKEISEAVSKQIHEMDYAPSFQMGHPLAFELAERLAQISPEGLNKAFFTNSGSESVDSALKIALTYHRANGEATRTRFIGRELGYHGVGFGGISVGGIGNNRKTFNQQLLQGVDHLPHTLDMQENAFCRGMPKTGAEKAEVLEQLVALHGAENIAAVIVEPMSGSAGVILPPEGYLQKLRDITKKYGILLIFDEVITGFGRVGDAFASQRWGVTPDMITTAKALNNGAIPMGAVLIDDAIYDTCMQGPENAIELFHGYTYSGHPVAAAAAIATLNIYENEKLFERSRELEGYFEDAVHSLKGLPNVIDIRNTGLVGGIQFAPSDKGVGKRGFGIFEHCFANGTLVRATGDIIAISPPLIIDKQQVDTIINTLSDAISAVG
- a CDS encoding TorF family putative porin; amino-acid sequence: MYKKLNKKRIAQVVGLTLSTALIAPLAQAEFSGEIGVTNDYRFRGVSQTAGDFAVQGSVDYSMENGIFLGVWASNVDDASYDADVEVDIYAGYAGAFGADEEWEYDVTLTYYTYPGQDESSQYLEASVGLYYGDFHLAQWYTNDYSNADVALNYTELNYSYEIFENWSIDAHVGYSYGDGADYDWGEDYADYSIGVSTELGGVALSLAWLDTNLSSDNIIDSSEPWRNDGTVLASASYAF